Proteins from a single region of Thermodesulfovibrionales bacterium:
- a CDS encoding pyridoxal-phosphate dependent enzyme, translated as SVIGREARRQILDAEGRLPDYLIACVGGGSNAMGLFHAFSNDPVRMIGVEAGGRGIESGEHAARFAGGSLGVFQGTKTFLLQDEAGNVLGTHSVSAGLDYAAIGPEHSFLKDSGRVEYTYATDAEALAAFELLSKKEGIIPALESAHAIAGAVKLAPRVPGEGVVIINLSGRGDKDVQQVARLKGIEIC; from the coding sequence AGTCAGTGATCGGAAGGGAGGCGAGGAGGCAGATACTCGATGCTGAAGGGAGGCTTCCCGACTATCTCATCGCATGCGTCGGCGGGGGCAGCAATGCAATGGGGCTTTTCCACGCATTTTCAAACGATCCGGTGAGAATGATCGGTGTCGAGGCGGGAGGGAGAGGCATAGAGAGCGGCGAGCACGCTGCGCGGTTCGCAGGGGGCTCGCTCGGAGTCTTTCAAGGAACGAAGACCTTTCTCCTCCAGGATGAGGCAGGCAACGTGCTCGGCACGCACTCTGTTTCTGCGGGCCTGGACTATGCTGCCATCGGGCCGGAGCATTCCTTTTTGAAGGATTCCGGGCGGGTCGAGTACACGTATGCAACCGACGCGGAGGCGTTGGCGGCCTTTGAACTCCTTTCAAAAAAAGAAGGGATCATCCCCGCCCTTGAATCCGCCCATGCTATAGCCGGCGCAGTGAAACTCGCCCCGCGAGTTCCCGGAGAAGGGGTCGTGATTATTAATCTGTCGGGCCGCGGGGATAAGGACGTGCAGCAGGTTGCGCGACTCAAGGGGATCGAGATCTGCTGA
- the trpA gene encoding tryptophan synthase subunit alpha, translating into MNRIEATFKKLRRQHKKAFIPYIMAGDPSPEKTRETVLLFARCGADLVELGVPFTDPLADGPTIQRAAERALQAAVTLRTVIGLVRELRKDTEIPLILMTYYNPVYKYGDAMFVRDAVEAGVDGVIIPDLPVDEAGDLMRLSKEAGLATIFLLAPTSTEDRMKKAAKASQGFIYYVSMTGITGSRLSVDASLKESLEAVRRLTKKPVAVGFGISTPEEAVSVAEFADGIIVGSALVKRLHEAPEGLEEFVLELRRAIR; encoded by the coding sequence ATGAATAGGATAGAAGCCACATTCAAGAAGCTGCGGAGGCAGCATAAGAAGGCCTTCATACCGTATATCATGGCGGGAGACCCCTCCCCCGAGAAGACGAGGGAGACGGTCCTCCTCTTCGCGCGATGCGGAGCGGACCTTGTCGAGCTCGGCGTACCCTTCACCGACCCTCTTGCGGACGGGCCGACCATTCAACGGGCTGCAGAGAGGGCATTACAGGCCGCTGTCACGCTGCGAACAGTTATCGGCCTTGTACGGGAGCTGAGAAAGGATACCGAGATACCGCTGATCCTCATGACCTATTACAACCCCGTCTATAAATATGGCGATGCAATGTTCGTCAGGGATGCGGTTGAAGCCGGAGTCGACGGTGTCATCATCCCCGACCTCCCCGTTGATGAGGCGGGTGACCTCATGAGGCTTTCGAAGGAGGCGGGCCTTGCCACGATATTTCTCCTTGCGCCGACATCTACGGAAGACCGGATGAAAAAAGCGGCAAAGGCGTCACAGGGGTTTATCTACTATGTCTCGATGACCGGGATAACAGGCTCCCGACTTTCCGTTGATGCTTCACTGAAAGAGTCCCTCGAAGCCGTGCGCAGGCTCACGAAAAAGCCTGTTGCCGTAGGTTTCGGCATCTCGACTCCGGAGGAAGCTGTTTCCGTCGCAGAATTCGCCGACGGAATCATAGTCGGCAGCGCCCTTGTGAAGAGATTGCATGAG